A window of Vicinamibacterales bacterium genomic DNA:
GCGCTGCCGCTGCAGGCCAACGGATACGACCTCCTTCCGGAAGTGCTCGTGCGCGCCTATGCCGCGGGTTGGAAGGTGATGGAGGTGCCGCTCGTCTACGTCCCCAATCCGGATGTCCGTCCCGGCGCGCCGCGCAAGCTCACCACCGCCTACGCGCGCACGGCGTTCGGGCTCTGGAAGCTGCGGAACTCGATCGCCGCGGCCGACTACGACTTTCGCGCGCACGACAGCGTTATTCCGCTGCAGCGGTACTGGCAGCGGCGGCGTTTCGCGCATATTACCGAGCTGATCGGCGGCGAAGGTGCCGTGCTCGACGTCGGCTGCGGATCGAGCCACATCATCGGGTCGCTGCCGCGCGGCAGCGTGGCGCTCGACATCCTGCCGAACAAGCTGCGATTCGCACGGCGCTTCGGCGTTCCGCTGGTGCGTGGCAGCGGCGCGGCGCTGCCGTTCGCCGATTCGACGTTCCCGTGCGTGCTCTGCTCGCAGGTGATCGAGCACGTGCCGATGCAGCCGTCGTTCATCGACGAACTGTGCCGCGTGCTGAAGCCAGGCGGTCGCCTGGTGCTGGGGACGCCCGACTACGACCGCAAGGAATGGGTCTACACGGAGAAGCTCTACGGCTTCTTCGCGCCGGGTGGCTACGCCGACGAGCACATCTCGCACTACACGCGCGCCGGATTGCTGGACGACTTCGCCAGGCGCGGCTATACGCACGAGGCGACGCGGTACATCCTGCGGGGCGAGCTGATCCTCGCGTTTCGCAAGCCGGCCGCGCCCGCATGATGCCGGGGGACGCCGGCCAGCGCGATCGCGTCCTGGCCCGGGTCGCGGCTGCCTGCAGCGGCGCCCTGCTGCTGCCGCTGCTGTGGCCGCTCGTCAGCGGCCGGGTCTTCCTGTTCGACGACCTGCAGAACTTTCACCTGCCGCTGCGGTTTCTCTACGCCAACGCCCTGCGCCACGGACACCTGCTGCTGTGGACGCCGTCGGTCTACGGCGGCGTCTACCTGCACGGCGAGGGGCAGGTCGGAATGCTGCATCCGCTGCACCTGCTGCTCTACGGTCTGCTGCCACTGCAGGTGGCGTTCAATCTCGAGCTGATCGCCAATTACCTGTTCGCATTCACCGGCATGCGCTGGCTGCTGGCGCGCCTCGGCGTCAGGCCGGCGGCGGCGCTGGTCGGCGCGATGCTCTTCGCGTTCAGCGGGTTTCAGCTCCTGCACCACCATCATCTGAACCTGGTCGCCGTGACGGCGCACATTCCGTGGCTGCTCGCGTGCGAGGACGTGCTCATCACCGCCGATCGGCGGCGCGACTGGGCGGCTGGATTCGCCGGCGTCGCGCTTGTCGTGGGCTCGGAGCTGCTGCTGGGGTTTCCGCAGGCCGTGTGGTGGAACGTGCTCGCGGCAGCCGGCTTCGGTCTGTTGCGCGCCGGCGAGACGCGGCGATGGGGAAGGATCGTCGCCTGCGCCGCCGCCGGCGGCGTCGGGCTCCTCGTCGGGGCGGCGCAGCTCGTGCCGACGCTCGACGCGGCCGGCCACTCTGTCCGCTCCGGCATCGACCGTTCGTTTGCCCTGACGTACTCGCTCTCACCCTGGAACGTGTTCCAGTTCTGGGCGCCGCGGATTTTCGTCCATCGCGCCTTCTCGCCGCCGCCGGAGTACCTGCAGGTGCACGAGCTTGGCGTCTATTCGGGCACGCTCCTGATGATTGCGCCCCTCTGGCTGTTCATGCGCGGGCGCGCTCTGGGCGCGCGGCGCAGGCTCGTCGTTGCCTGTCTCGGGTTTGCCGCGGTGATGTTCGTCATGGCCCTGGGACAGTACGGCGGCCTCGACGTGCTCGTCACATACCTGCCGGTGCTCGGGTCGTTGCGGGCGCCGGCGCGCTATATCGTGCTCGTCCAGTTCTCACTGGCGATCGTCGCCGCCACGGCGTTCGACGACCTGGTTCACGGCGAATGGCCAGCCGCCTGGCTGTCGTCCGGCCGCAGCCTGGCGCTCTGCGCATGGGCCGCCGCCAGCGTGCTCACGACGATTCTCGTCAACACGCGGATTCTCGGGCTGCCTGTCGTACTTCCCCTGTCCGCACTGGCGCCGGCGGCAAGAGGCACGGCGATTGTCATCGCCGTGACCGTCGCGTTCGTGCTTGCCGCGCGCCGGGCGCGAGGCGCGGCCGCTGCGCTCATCGTGATCACGATGCTCGATCTGGGCTGGTGGGGAATCAGCTACGTGTACTACCGGCCGGCACAGACGATCGGCGCGCAGATGCGGGGCCTTCCACGGGCCGCTCCCGACAATCTC
This region includes:
- a CDS encoding methyltransferase domain-containing protein, translating into MSHCRRSDLVALTLIVAGIERLRHPEPFLAEVRRQAAAIPAETEIVALPTAADGIGATLRRAFQQARGRFIITVDPDAAPPLAFVQDLWARRDDAEILIASRYVDGGRAQMTAGRRVGSRLLTTAFRRALSFGVSDVSSALRLYHTRAVNALPLQANGYDLLPEVLVRAYAAGWKVMEVPLVYVPNPDVRPGAPRKLTTAYARTAFGLWKLRNSIAAADYDFRAHDSVIPLQRYWQRRRFAHITELIGGEGAVLDVGCGSSHIIGSLPRGSVALDILPNKLRFARRFGVPLVRGSGAALPFADSTFPCVLCSQVIEHVPMQPSFIDELCRVLKPGGRLVLGTPDYDRKEWVYTEKLYGFFAPGGYADEHISHYTRAGLLDDFARRGYTHEATRYILRGELILAFRKPAAPA